Proteins encoded by one window of Misgurnus anguillicaudatus chromosome 4, ASM2758022v2, whole genome shotgun sequence:
- the heatr1 gene encoding HEAT repeat-containing protein 1, producing the protein MTSLAHQLKRLALPQNDANLFNRREVASVLFEPKDAASMDRSTFYALGCTGLEEMMGIDQAFSEFQETLFSQASLTLERSVQSKEVNKKLDTNISLFLTRLSPYFLLKPALKCIEWLVHRFHIHLYNQDSLIACALPYHETKVFVRVIQLFKLEDPTHRWHWLHGLQKPGVPLARGTLLTHCYKDLGFMDFICTMVTKSVKAYSGFFRDGNCPQLRVIFSFYASTIVAALDAVEKITDPIIAKLLPHIQLGLKSELLDYKAASYMIVCQLAVKVVMEDQLVNSLTVQLGRSLGQTPQLVKDGLSSIIILLQNQKEEVVGPKLFGYLCAVPTLVSTLQSISTVHDISPLMRYLLPHLIHSVINQDGEQQNKDSSCSVEHHSLLESIIQNLQLSNQLENKVARLLLDEYVASGREMSSDKISALNQRMRSTVQLFESRYPSAMDVVLENHVKNVSCDQEKILLHHFISLTMSCGKYQILAKSDTSLMLSLNHPLPSVRKMAVNYLKEIFTSQHNGFDEAFLKDVLMERIKDDVPEVVMSAIKAIKLHMDRMDSEEMVSSLIALLQRIKPSADWCSVLKEAVRVLDDPRVVKDSPDLKDQIVWEFLPFLVVTNAEPECVDLQLASCVAKTTLISQHPLTEGWADVLNVILDETSQSDVLEVANQMLTTTLIKNLANMDHTTKRNTLESVCNVLGRQRGGVRGKAVFVVLSYTLLQSLESMSESQHLHTAQSVYKLLEPSLIRLYGIKSDQVYDEGMDMSVPVCVGLGGFLQKMNSGFKAEGEHSLLLLSLLRLFINALKCPDSTFKGESWWNSEKMDTNTCCYLGLLCRLFNVVISGASQESLAPCFRGLMQPILQVHLREPLTLFKFLSFLWGYNSNLVDQLDCRVSAVLQTQALYVGKALLSSQPLKTLNLLASGASPVVPSLLVCLRSGVCEVRRAAIAVLHSFTEVTSSPYHPLVEKLLKSSEEIIADPSYQSQVLSKLYEEALLLKGKNKKLASIDQLLQCVQLPCCPAYTSKTLLQVLQDIHGEHVLNVLLPAVERLLDQCALDTCTFLPDEALVLKLLLSKFNEQSAPLLAKDPRCLEIFIRAIGTPAKPYPTMPSFQIIALEQITKPFFAALGDEKIQQRILAVLFDLLVGNKNPVCAQTINSVFKTISVDSELVANELMPADKQKVAVTVQQARRSKIQRKTQEAPTSVPEKSDVSWSRVTLILELLQHKKKLKRAQCLVPALFNLLSRCLEPAAAEQENIEYTKQLLLSCLLNVCQKLSPGGSPIGKDVLEEDKFNVELVVQCVRMSDVPQTHHHALLLLGALASIFPEKVLHNIMPIFTFMGANIMRLDDTYSFQVINKTVQAVIPALIKAHKDGSAQSDGHMEIVVTRIVHVFVDALPHVPEHRRLPILSQLVGTLGPSRFLWVLMLLLFKQHVTQTSVSAAGAEKESVVERDQDFWISVCCEFEVKEQLTSIIKVMQFLMTLPQDNEAPEKKRARGRSVVKKEETVSDLIFNVQAHSGKDLRHFKFLSVSFMAQLLASDTFVGKVSDCEDITEAGLQNLQQNLLEEVLRYIHTVARCVEENSDKPTAKFWRALLSKSYDTLDKVNALLPMDTFITVMRGLMGNQLPSVRRKAMELLNNKLQQRTQWQEDQITVLLELIGDLLNIVGRGHGQASAQEDEEQAINRQTALYSLKLLCRSFGSDHQEPFVPVLNKAVELVADKDEEKNVMGSALLCVAEVTSTLKALAIPQLHRLMPAVLRTLKERKDLLTNEIYLLSAVTALQRVSETLPHFISPYLQDTITQVTRLTLLVERLTSCPQLPVRLTSLNNTLATKVPSRVLIPTITKCYCSMVDTHQNRLGPLMNILKEHLTHMEKDQLNHHQSELTSFFLSALDFRAQHCQGDLKKTGEIEGSVINCLLVMIMKLSEVTFRPLFFKLFDWSKMNGASKDRLLTFYRLADRIADRLKGLFVLFAGQLVKPVSELLRQLNAAHTDEAFFESDDDDDEDGDNVEKSSLLLQYVLDCLHKVFLYDTQRFLSKERADALLSPLVDQLENMLGGEEAYETRITKHLVPCIAQFAVAMGDDSQWKVLNYQVLLKTRHSSPKVRFSSLVMLLELASKLRENYMVLLPETIPFLAELMEDECEEVEHQVQKVIQEMETVLGEPLQSYF; encoded by the exons ATGACATCTTTAGCACATCAGTTGAAGCGGCTGGCATTGCCTCAAAATGACGCGAATCTGTTCAACCGAAGAGAGGTCGCCTCTGTACTCTTTGAACCTAAAGATGCTGCCAGCATGGACAGAAGCACCTTCTATGCACTGG GATGCACAGGATTGGAGGAGATGATGGGAATTGATCAAGCGTTCAGTGAGTTTCAGGAGACTCTCTTCAGTCAGGCCTCTCTGACTTTAGAGCGCAGCGTTCAGTCCAAAGAGGTCAACAAGAAACTGGACACGAAcatttctctctttctcacgcGGCTGTCACCTTACTTTCTGCTCAAGCCTGCTTTGAAGTGCATCGAATGGCTAGTACACAG ATTTCACATTCACCTGTACAACCAGGACAGTCTGATCGCTTGTGCGTTGCCATATCACGAGACTAAAGTGTTTGTACGAGTGATTCAGCTTTTTAAATTAGAAGATCCAACCCACAGATGGCACTGGTTACATGGACTTCAG AAGCCTGGTGTTCCTTTGGCTCGAGGAACTCTTCTCACACACTGTTATAAGGATTTAGGCTTCATGGATTTTATATGTACTATGGTCACAAAATCAGTCAAG GCATACTCTGGATTTTTCCGCGATGGAAATTGTCCCCAGCTCAGAGTCATCTTCTCTTTTTATGCTTCTACCATCGTTGCTGCGCTTGATGCAGTTGAGAAGATAACGGATCCTATTATTGCCAAACTACTACCACATATACAACTG GGGCTAAAATCTGAGCTGTTGGACTACAAGGCCGCAAGTTACATGATCGTGTGTCAGCTGGCAGTAAAGGTGGTGATGGAAGATCAGCTTGTGAACTCATTGACCGTTCAGTTGGGCAGGTCTTTAGGTCAAACACCACAGCTAGTGAAAGATGGTTTGAGCTCCATCATCATCCTCCTGCAAAACCAAAAAGAAGAAGTGGTTGGTCCAAA GCTGTTTGGATATCTGTGTGCTGTCCCTACCTTGGTGTCCACCTTGCAGAGTATATCAACAGTCCATGACATCAGTCCACTGATGCGTTACCTGCTGCCACATCTCATCCACTCAGTCATTAACCAGGATG GTGAGCAGCAGAATAAAGATTCATCATGTAGTGTTGAGCATCACAGTTTATTAGAGTCAATCATCCAGAACCTTCAGTTGAGCAACCAACTCGAGAACAAAGTGGCCAG GCTTCTTTTGGATGAATATGTTGCCAGTGGCCGTGAGATGTCCTCTGATAAGATTTCAGCTTTGAATCAAAGGATGCGGTCTACTGTACAACTGTTTGAATCCAG GTATCCATCTGCAATGGATGTGGTCCTGGAAAATcatgttaaaaatgtatcatGTGACCAAGAAAAAATCTTGCTGCACCACTTTATCTCTCTTACTATGAGCTGTGGGAAATATCAG ATCCTGGCAAAGTCGGACACATCTCTCATGCTCAGCTTAAACCACCCGTTACCCTCAGTGAGAAAAATGGCTGTCAACTACCTGAAAGAGATCTTCACCTCACAGCAT AATGGTTTTGATGAAGCGTTTCTGAAGGATGTGTTAATGGAGAGAATAAAGGATGATGTGCCAGAGGTTGTGATGTCTGCCATTAAAGCAATAAAG CTGCACATGGACCGTATGGATTCAGAGGAGATGGTTTCCAGTTTGATCGCACTTCTACAGCGCATCAAACCATCAGCTGATTG GTGTTCGGTGCTAAAAGAGGCTGTGCGAGTTCTCGATGACCCGCGAGTTGTTAAGGACAGCCCGGATCTGAAGGATCAGATTGTGTGGGAGTTTCTGCCTTTCCTAGTGGTGACGAATGCAGAGCCCGAATGTGTGGATCTACAACTGGCATCATGTGTCGCTAAAACCACTCTGATCTCCCAGCATCCTCTGACTGAAGGCTGGGCTGACG tGCTGAATGTTATTCTGGATGAAACCTCACAATCAGATGTGCTGGAGGTGGCCAACCAAATGCTGACAACAACTCTTATCAAGAATCTGGCCAACATGGATCACACGACAAAACGCAACACT CTGGAAAGTGTGTGTAACGTCCTGGGACGTCAACGCGGTGGCGTTCGAGGTAAAGCAGTGTTTGTTGTGTTGAGTTACACACTTCTTCAGAGTCTGGAGTCTATGAGTGAGAGTCAACATCTTCACACAGCTCAAAGTGTCTATAAACTCCTGGAGCCTTCACTCATTCGGCTCTACGGAATCAAGTCTGACCAG GTTTATGATGAGGGTATGGATATGTCTGTGCCGGTGTGTGTCGGGCTAGGTGGGTTTCTGCAGAAGATGAATTCTGGTTTCAAAGCAGAGGGAGAACATAGCCTTCTTCTTCTCTCACTCCTGCGACTATTCATCAATGCCCTCAAATGCCCCGACTcgacatttaaag GTGAGTCCTGGTGGAACTCAGAGAAGATGGACACTAATACTTGCTGTTACCTGGGCCTCCTGTGTCGTCTGTTTAATGTGGTGATATCAGGGGCCAGTCAAGAATCCCTGGCCCCCTGCTTCAGGGGCTTGATGCAGCCTATTCTACAG GTGCACCTGCGAGAGCCCTTGACCTTGTTTAAGTTCCTCTCTTTCCTATGGGGCTACAACAGTAATTTAGTTGACCAGCTGGATTGTCGAGTCAGTGCCGTTCTGCAAACACAAGCTCTTTATGTGGGAAAGGCTTTGCTTTCCAGCCAACCGTTAAAAACCCTCAACCTTCTGGCATCGGGTGCTTCACCAG TGGTGCCGTCTTTGTTGGTGTGTTTGCGATCGGGCGTTTGTGAGGTTCGAAGGGCTGCCATTGCCGTGCTTCACTCTTTCACGGAGGTCACTTCTTCACCTTACCATCCACTGGTGGAGAAGCTCCTTAAATCATCTGAGGAGATCATCGCTGACCCTTCATACCAAAGCCAG GTTTTGTCCAAGCTTTATGAGGAGGCATTATTATTAAAAGGCAAGAATAAGAAGCTGGCGTCTATCGATCAGCTCCTGCAATGTGTGCAGTTACCCTGTTGTCCTGCTTACACCTCCAAAACACTGCTGCAGGTCCTTCAGGACATCCACGGAGAG CATGTTTTGAATGTTCTTCTGCCCGCTGTGGAGCGACTTCTGGATCAGTGTGCCCTAGACACCTGCACCTTCCTGCCGGATGAGGCGCTTGTGCTGAAACTCTTGCTGAGCAAATTCAACGAGCAGTCTGCACCTTTACTGGCCAAAGACCCCCGATGCCTGGAGATCTTTATCAGGGCTATTGGCACCCCAGCCAAGCCGTACCCCACTATGCCTAGTTTCCAAATTATTGCCCTGGAGCAG ATCACCAAGCCGTTCTTTGCTGCTCTTGGAGATGAAAAGATTCAACAGAGGATTCTTGCAGTTCTTTTTGACTTGCTGGTGGGGAACAAAAACCCAGTCTGTGCCCAAACTATCAACAGTGTCTTTAAAACG ATTTCTGTGGATTCGGAGTTAGTGGCCAATGAGTTGATGCCTGcagataaacaaaaagtagCAGTGACAGTTCAACAAGCACGTAGAAGTAAAATACAGAG AAAAACACAAGAGGCACCTACGTCGGTGCCAGAGAAGTCTGACGTCTCCTGGTCGAGAGTCACACTGATATTAGAGCTGTTACAACACAAGAAAAAGCTGAAGAGAGCTCAGTGTCTAGTGCCCGCTTTATTTAACCTGCTTTCCAG ATGTCTGGAGCCCGCAGCAGCGGAGCAGGAGAATATCGAGTACACCAAACAACTTCTCCTCAGCTGTCTCCTTAACGTCTGTCAGAAACTCTCTCCAGGCGGAAGTCCAATCGGCAAAG ATGTGCTGGAGGAGGATAAATTTAATGTGGAGCTGGTAGTGCAGTGTGTCAGGATGTCAGACGTACCCCAAACTCACCATCACGCCCTGCTGCTGCTCGGGGCTTTAGCTTCAATCTTCCCT GAGAAAGTTCTTCACAACATCATGCCCATCTTTACCTTCATGGGTGCCAACATCATGCGACTGGATGATACTTACAGTTTCCAGGTCATCAATAAGACTGTACAGGCGGTCATCCCTGCTCTTATAAAG GCCCATAAGGATGGCAGTGCTCAGTCTGATGGTCATATGGAGATCGTGGTGACGCGTATCGTACACGTATTTGTTGATGCTCTGCCACATGTTCCCGAGCACAGACGCTTGCCCATCCTCAGTCAGTTGGTGGGCACGCTGGGCCCGTCTCGCTTCCTCTGGGTCCTGATGTTACTTCTGTTCAAGCAACACGTCACACAGACGTCTGTGAGTGCCGCCGGGGCAGAAAAG GAGTCGGTTGTGGAGAGAGATCAAGACTTCTGGATCTCAGTGTGTTGTGAATTTGAGGTAAAGGAGCAGCTCACCTCTATCATCAAGGTCATGCAGTTTCTCATGACTCTACCTCAAGATAATGAAG CTCCTGAGAAAAAGCGGGCACGAGGAAGAAGCGTGGTGAAGAAGGAAGAGACCGTCTCCGATCTGATCTTCAACGTTCAGGCTCATAGTGGCAAAGATCTCCGTCATTTTAAATTCCTCTCCGTCTCTTTCATGGCTCAGCTACTGGCCTCCGACACGTTTGTTGGAAAG gtgtCTGACTGTGAAGACATAACAGAAGCCGGCCTACAAAATCTTCAGCAGAA TCTGCTGGAGGAGGTCCTGCGCTACATTCATACGGTTGCTCGATGTGTGGAGGAGAACTCAGACAAACCCACAGCTAAGTTCTGGAGAGCTCTGCTCAGCAAGTCATATGACACCCTGGACAAG GTAAACGCCCTTCTGCCTATGGACACCTTCATCACAGTAATGAGAGGTCTGATGGGTAATCAGTTGCCGTCAGTCAGAAGAAAGGCCATGGAGTTGCTCAATAACAAACTACAACAGCGAACGCAATGGCAGGAGGACCAG ATCACCGTGCTTCTTGAACTCATCGGTGACCTCCTGAACATTGTGGGTCGGGGTCACGGTCAAGCCTCTGCACAAGAAGACGAAGAGCAGGCCATCAATCGACAGACGGCACTTTACAGCCTCAAGCTGCTGTGTCGCAGTTTTGGCTCAGACCATCAGGAGCCGTTTGTCCCCGTGCTTAACAAAGCGGTGGAGCTGGTTGCTGATAAAGACGAGGAGAAGAACGTCATGGGAAGTGCCCTGCTGTGTGTGGCGGAGGTGACCAGTACCCTGAAGGCCCTCGCTATACCACAGTTACACAG GCTGATGCCCGCTGTCCTGAGAACTCTAAAGGAGAGGAAAGATCTGTTGACCAATGAAATCTATCTGCTGAGTGCCGTCACGGCCCTGCAGCGCGTGTCGGAGACCCTGCCACACTTCATCAGCCCTTACCTGCAGGACACCATCACACAG GTCACACGTTTAACTCTGCTTGTGGAGCGTCTGACGTCCTGCCCTCAGCTCCCTGTGCGTCTCACGTCTCTCAACAACACTCTCGCCACAAAAGTGCCATCCAGGGTTCTTATTCCCACCATCACCAAATGCTACTGTAGCATGGTGGATACACACCAG AATCGTCTCGGCCCACTGATGAACATCTTGAAGGAACATCTCACTCACATGGAGAAGGACCAGCTCAATCACCACCAATCAGAGTTGACTTCCTTCTTCCTGTCTGCGCTCGACTTCCGTGCACAACATTGTCAG ggcGATCTGAAGAAGACGGGTGAGATCGAGGGCAGTGTGATCAACTGTCTTCTGGTGATGATTATGAAACTTTCAGAAGTCACCTTTAGACCTCTATTCTTCAAG TTGTTTGATTGGTCAAAGATGAATGGCGCTTCTAAAGACCGCTTGTTGACCTTCTATAGACTGGCAGACCGCATCGCAGACAGACTCAAAGGactgtttgtgttgtttgccgGGCAGCTGGTCAAACCTGTTTCTGAATTGCTCCGTCAACTCAACGCTGCCCATACAG ATGAAGCCTTCTTTGAATCGGATgacgatgatgatgaagatgggGATAATGTGGAGAAGAGCAGTTTGTTGCTGCAGTATGTGTTGGATTGTCTTCATAAGGTCTTCCTCTATGATACGCAACGCTTCCTCAGTAAGGAGAGGGCTGATGCTCTATTGAGCCCCCTGGTGGATCAG TTGGAGAATATGCTAGGAGGAGAGGAGGCCTACGAGACCCGCATCACCAAACATTTGGTGCCCTGTATCGCCCAGTTCGCCGTTGCCATGGGAGACGATTCTCAATGGAAAGTTCTCAATTATCAGGTTCTCCTCAAGACTCGTCACAGCTCTCCCAAG GTGCGTTTCTCATCACTGGTCATGTTGCTGGAGTTGGCAAGCAAACTAAGAGAGAACTACATGGTTCTTCTACCAGAGACCATCCCATTCCTGGCTGAGCTTATGGAGG ATGAGTGCGAGGAAGTTGAACATCAGGTACAGAAGGTCATTCAGGAGATGGAGACTGTTCTCGGTGAACCTCTCCAGAGCTACTTTTAA